Within Spinacia oleracea cultivar Varoflay chromosome 4, BTI_SOV_V1, whole genome shotgun sequence, the genomic segment gtctcccacttgtccttagggacaagtgtgcatttcctaattcctttgtcgctcgatgcttgctcttgaacataaggtaagagttgtcatccttattatgtccagaggtgttcctcggtttcagagttcaactgatcaaataaacagataatcatagcctatgattcatccgagcacggccatgcatttcacagtttctagctctccgagtggccttgtacaacttttaagcatctcatcccgatttatgggaggacaatcccaatcttgcgatcttgagattagacttcgtttgataggtgattacctgagcgttgcctttatagcctccttttacggtgcgacggttggtcaacgtcaaagcaaccagttctcaaacaagtaatctcaaatcactcaggtattgaggatttagtgtctaataatttaatgaaatttacttatgacagactttcatctcttacagtaaagtttcataggtcttgtccgatactagtcttcccaaagtaagtatctatgcaaatgattatgacattgccatgtccacatagttcaagaaacagaactactagtcatcttgcattctaatcgtctaacgttttctatgcgtccaattttatagaaaactccgattagggaccattttcaacctttgacattcaagttcacttgatagacatttcttagtcacaggactggtcctgacagtctatcttgaatatatcgtcaagttgaagggactcatcatttaataaaccacaaattaaatggaaaaatgaattcctttcatttattgtgaatgattaaccaataatgttttacaaagatttaaactctaaaactttaaaacattaaacagagacatcaaagccattctccaatatgcttgattcccatagctgcagtgtgcgagttgtgcttcgcttgcggcagaggtttagttaatggatctgatatgttgtcatcagttccaattttgcttatctcgacttcttttctttcaacgaactctcgtagaaggtgaaatctacgaagtacatgcttgactctctggtggtgtctaggctcttttgcctgtgcaatagctccgttattatcacaatacagggctattggtcctttaatggaggggactacaccaagttctcctatgaacttccttagccatatagcttcctttgctgcttcatgtgcagcaatgtactccgcttcagttgtagaatccgcaatggtgctttgcttagcacttttccagcttactgctcctccgttgaggcagaagacaaacccagactgtgatctgaaatcatctttgtcggtttggaaacttgcgtccgtatagcctttaacaattaattcatcatctccaccatagacaaggaagtcatctttgtgccttttcaggtacttcagaatattcttggcagcagtccaatgcgcctctcctgggtctgactggtatctgctcgtagcactgagtgcgtacgcaacatccgggcgtgtacatatcatagcatacattattgaaccaatcaatgatgcatatggaatcccattcattcgtctacgctcatcaagtgtttttgggcactgagtcttgcttagagtcattccatgagacatgggtaggtagcctcgcttggagtccgccatcttgaacctatcaagtaccttattgatataagtgctttgactaagtccaatcatccttttagatctatctctgtaaatcttgatgcccaatatgtactgtgcttctcctagatccttcatcgaaaaacatttcccaagccaaatcttgacagagttcaacataggaatgtcatttccgataagcaatatgtcgtcgacatataatactaggaaagcaattttgctcccactgaccttcttgtatacacaagattcgtccgcgttcttgatgaaaccaaagtcactgactgcttcatcaaaacgtatattccagctcctggatgcctgcttcaatccgtagattgacttctttagcttgcatacctttttagcattctttggatcctcaaaaccttcaggttgtgtcataaacaaagtttctgttaaaacgccgtttaagaaagcagttttgacatccatctgccatatttcgtaatcgtaatatgcagcgattgctaacattattcgaatagactttagcattgcaactggtgaaaagttttcatcgtaatccacaccgtggacttgcctgtaaccttttgcaaccaatctagctttgaaaacttcaagtttcccatccttgtcctttttcagtttgaaaacccatttgcttccaatggcttggtagccatctggcaaatcgaccaaatcccatacttggttttcagacatggagtctaattcagattgcatggcttcttgccattgcttggagctagggctcgtcatagcttgcttgtaagtcgcaggttcatcactttcaagtaatagaacgtcatagctctcgttcgtcaaaatacccaagtacctttccggttgagatctatatctttgcgatctacgcggggtaacatttctagattgaccatgattctcaccagattcttctaaagatctctgagtttcatcctgaatgtcatcttgagcattctctagagtttgttgttcgactcgaatttcttcgaggtctacttttctcccacttgtcattttggaaatgtgatccttctccaaaaagacaccatctcgagcaacaaacactttgttctcagatgtattgtagaagtaatacccctttgtttcctttggatagcccacaaggatacatttgtcagattttggatgaagtttgtctgaaattaatcgtttgacgtatacttcacatccccaaatcttaagaaaagacacatttggaggctttccaaaccataattcgtatggagtcttttcgacagctttagacggagctctatttatagtgagtgcagctgtatttagtgcatgtccccaaaattctaatggaagttcggcctgacccatcattgacctgaccatgtctagcaaggttctgttcctccgttctgacacaccgttccattgtggtgttccaggaggagtcaattctgatagaattccacattctttcagatggtcatcaaattcatagctcagatattcaccgcctctatcagaccgcagtgccttgatcttcttgcctaattgattctctacttcactctgaaattccttgaatttgtcaaaggattcagacttatgcttcattaggtagacataaccatacctactgaagtcatcagtgaaagtgataaagtagctgaaaccacctctagcatttgtactcattggtccacatacatctgtatggattaaacccaatagttcatttgctctttctccaactttagagaaaggttgctttgtcattttgccaagtaaacatgattcgcatttaccataatcctctaagtcaaatggttctagaattccttccctttgaagtctttctaagcgtttcaagtttatatggcctaatcgacaatgccacagataggtgagatctgaatcatcctttttggcctttttggtatttatgttatatacttgtttgtcgtgatctaataaataaagtccattgactaatctagcagatccataaaacatctctttaaaataaaacgaacaactattgtcttttattataaaggaaaatcccttagcatctaagcaagaaactgaaatgatgtttttagtaagacttggaacatggaaacattcttccagttccaaaactagcccggagggcaacgacaaatagtaagttcctacagctaatgcagcaatccgtgctccatttcccactcgtaggtcgacttcacccttgcttaactttctacttcttcttagtccctgtggattggaacataagtgtgagccacaacctgtatctaatacccaagaagttgaattagcaagtatacagtctataacgaaaatacctgaagatggaacgactgttccgttcttctgatcttcctttagcttcaagcaatctctcttccaatgacccttcttcttgcagtagaagcattcggattcagaagtgggttgactgaccttcctctttgcagatttggcgccagtttgcttagttgggctggctttgttgccacctttcttagcattcctcttctttccagatttcttgaacttgcccccacgcaccataagcacatcctgcttatcacttttgagcgtcttttcagcggtcttcagcataccgtgaagctcagtgagcgttttgtccagactattcatactgtagttcagtttgaactgatcatacccgctatgaagagaatggaggatggtgtctatagccatttcctgagaaaattgctgatccagccgactcatattctcaatgagtccaatcattttgagaacatgtggacttacgggctcgcctttcttaagcttggtctcaagaatttgcctatgagtctcgaatctttcgactcgagccagatcttggaacatgttcttcaactcactgatgattgtgaaagcatctgagttgatgaacgttttctgcagatccgcactcatggtggcgagcattagacatttcacatccctgttggcatcaatccaacgattgagggctgcctgagtgaccccgtcgcctggagcttcgggcatcgcctcatctaggacatactccttttcttcctgcataagaactatttgcaagttcctttgccagtcaaggaagtttttcccgttcaacttctccttttcgagaattgatcgaatgttgaatgaattgttgtttgccatattaatactacaattgaaaagaataaacaaataaataaccattcacagtttctcttaataaacttaaattctagcatacatgcataatccaatgtttattaagcattttattcaaattatgtgttccggcaggtgtgaataaaatgattccaagatcctaaaatcattgaagaactaagcacggtttgtcgacttaatcctagaacatcttaggtaagcaaaagccttttgctaatagtctagaaactattcttggttgataggtacgtctaagaacttattaggaaaacctatcgaatttgccacgacataaaaggactccttacttatatcgttgagtttcaccaaaactaacatgtactcacaattatttgtgtaccttgcccctttaggaccaataagtaacacctcgctgagcgaaaactattactagattgatgtaaaggatatccaagcaagtgtatattttggcatggcaccttttaactcaatttttaagtttggaacttaaggctcttactatgttggttagattttaagtgaactaaaatccttaatcatgcaacataatcaagcttttgatctcatgcattttaagacatatttaaagcaataaataacttaaaacatgcataagatatttgtgatctagtatggcccgacttcatcttgaagctttgacttcaaagtccgtcttgaaaatctccgtgggaggcaccattttcttcaaataggataagctataactaattacaactatttgatggttcgcagaccatatttgaattgaaaaataactttggtactttagaccaattacattcaaattaatggtacgcagaccatattttctatcctatttgggccatactagtcacttcataacctgcaaaacagtacatatacaatatataccattcacccattcattatcatgaatggcccacatagctggttagtaaaacacattatgcatcacgtaaacatttgcagcaattaatcaagggcaccaataatctaccaattattcagtccttattaattctaatcaagttgttttaaccttaaggatttgtagacctaatcaagagtttatgactaaaaagtgctcccacttaaaccaataaattcatatgctttaccaattttaaacataaaaatgtatttctagtccaaccggaaacatacaaatttaattaaaatttaaagctcatatcaatttataattgaatccaaaaatttaatttaatttcagtcgtatttaaattaattcatgattttaattttagtaaaataattagaataaataacatttattataattataatattcaaaattaaaatccaagaaaataattcaaattattaattttaaaattaattaaaattacgtgaacagaaatttttcaaattaaacattcaaaacgatctaatcgtaacgcaaacaccctacgcgttgcacgcccatggaccgtacgcacacagccattgctggccatgtgcgcgcagcccatgcgctcgtcgcatagctgctgcttccctatcgcaagcctccgcacacattgtgctcgctgcgcgcgccagcgctcatcgcacgcgagctatcgctcgcagtgcgcgcgcgcgacatcgctcgctgggcgcgcgacatcgctcgctgggcgcgcgacatcgctcgctgggcgcgcgacatcgctcgctgggcgcgcgagccatcgctcgctgggcgcgcgacatcgctcgctgggcgcgcgacatcgctcgctgcacgcgcgagccatcgctcgctggggcgcgacatcgctcgctgggcgggcgacatcgcgcgctgtgcgcgcgagtaatgctgggcgcagcgctcgtggcacgcgagcttgcgctcgctgcgcgcgaggctgcgcgctcttgtgcgaggcagcgcgcgctgtggcgcagctcgcttgctgcccacacgcgactgccttggctcgcccttcgcccatgcccattcgttcattgctcgtggcacacgacacaaggcagggctgctgccttgtgctcgtgcactacgcccttgctcattgcattcgtgccgcacgggcgacgagctcccttgctcgtcgtcgcatgcccgcattatacaacaccccttaagggtaacacgaagcgtccattgcttcgtgcgtgcaagttatatgaacgaatcgcataaaaaatttaaaatttatatttaaaattaatgacaaattaataaatattattaatttcataattttagggcgaaaaaatcgaaaatttattatccaattgatttccgattgttatggattcaagtctaggtcataaaaatttaaaatttatcgtaaatttacaatttttatggtggtttttaatcataggtttctaattaaattacaattaattatgaaaatcaaattaattctaaattattctaattttcaacaaattaatcataattacaaattagattgcataattaacaagactaggcattcaaacttgttaaacatatgcagtaggtcaatcaaaaattcaagatttatcaacaagaatcgcaaatatttaatttaacatcttaaatttacgaaattttgcattcgaaaaactaaaaccttcgaaaagtcatagttaggcttcgaatttgagaattctgggttcggcagaaaaatattatttttgtcaaaattttagaatgccttttacatgcggaattgacacaaaaatcactcgatttggatgagtaacgaagaaactgccgaaaaactgcgtacgtataattaaataaacgcaatttgcaattaattaacaattacgaaaattaatcaccccttttaattcttgcaaatttgtaatatttaaccatgttcatgcaatttagattatgaaaataataaggggctcgtgataccactgttaggttatgattcatatgacagttcataaatcatgcggaaaaaccataaagccaggaaacatattatttacacataatcatttagcatagtttagatgcatactctttgttgcgtgccttccctagctgcgcccgaaccgaacaagaacaagtctttaggactccaagtgtcgtccctccgtagatagtccacagcacgtccggatccgccttaagattgaccaactagaatcgcccttaaggttctaatattttcggttaggtaggcaagaatattggctgatttttctgcttaaaaatcttagttttgaatacttaaaacttgttttctaaataatgacccctaggcctttatttatagagttatggaaaaggaatcgtaatcctagtaggatacgaattaattgaaattagaatcctacatgaattctatttaattaatttatccaattaggaatagaaatttaatcatacactgactcttgtagatttaggaatcacgcatgagcacaaactcacacacacacggcagccacaagggctgcccatgcgcgtgcgagcagcagcccacgcagcgcggcccacgcatccgtggccttggcgcgcgctgggcctgccttgcggtaggcctgggcgctgccttggctgggcttgtggcgtgtgtgcttgctgggcgatggcccggcttcgtgctgggccttcgtccggcaggcctcgtccgatgctaattcgtacgatacgcttccgattaaatttccagttccggaatttatttccgatacgaataatatttaatatttccgattccggaattaatttccgtttcgaacaaatatttaatatttccgtttccggaattattttccgattccggtaatatttccgattctgacaatatttccgtttccggcaatatttccgattctggtaatatttccatttccaataatattttccgatatgtaccatgtttccgtttccggcaacatctacgacttggataatattcatatttccgatacgatccatatttccgtttccggcaatatcatcgtttccggagtattcatttcttgcctgtgacgatcttagctcccactgaaaccaagatccgtcggttccgaatattcatagatggagtatttaatgccattaaatacttgatccgtttacgtactatttgtgtgaccctacgggttcagtcaagagtaagctgtggattaatatcattaattccacttgaactgaagcggcctctagctaggcattcagctcacttgatctcactgaattattaacttgttaattaatactgaaccgcatttattagacttaacatagaatgcatacttggaccaagggcattatttccttcaccacctGCAGCTGAATATAGGAATCCTAAACGTCCTATAATCCAATTCTCATATGTGTGGAATCACTCCATAATAAGTCATCTTTGCATAGATTGGATTTTTATCTTTCGCACTAGAGATGTGCATAACTTCTGCCAACACAGCTACCCCATTGTTTTTCATGGTTGTCTCCTTGTCTCTATCCTTTGTGTAAAATGTATAGCTATTTATTTTATAACCAGAATATGACATAACCTCAAAACAAGGACCTCGAGAAAGCCATTTCAATATGTCAGAAATAGATAAGGGTGACTTAGCTAATTCATCATAAATTCGAACTCGCAGCCACTCAATGAAAGAGCGATTGTGTTTCTCCGCTATCCATTGTTTACTCTTGCGTGGATGTAAGCCTGTCAAAAACAACATGTGTTCTTTCACGTACGGATCAACCTCTGTACTATTGTGAAGGACATATAAGTGTGCTTGATGCCACTGTTCATGAGATAAAGACACCATTttttttccaacaatcccctTTCCTTGAAACCCTCCGGGATCCCTAGGCTTTGGAAGTCGTATTGCATCGACATTAGAAAGATAGTGAATACAAAACTCAAGAGCTTCTTCAATCAAGGTGCGTTCAACAATGCAACCTTCTGGTCGACTTCCACTGTGGACATATCCCTTCAGTATTTTCATAAATCTCTCAACGGCATACATGTATCTCAAATAAGCAGGTCCACATAGCTGAACTTCTCTAACCAAATGTACAGTCAAATGTATCATAATGTCAAAAAATGATGGCGGAAAAAACATTTCCAACTGACACAAAGTAATAACAAGGTCCCTTTGCAAATCACTCAACTTTAAAGGATCAATTTCTTTGCTACAGATCTCGCTAAAGAAAATGCAAAGTTTTGTGATAGCATTTCGGACAGGTTCTGGCAGAATGGATCGAATAGCTACCGGAAGAAGATGCTCCATAAGAATGTGGTAATCATGTGACTTTAAGCCAATTAGCTTCAAGTTTTTCATTGATACAAGTGTTTTTATGTTAGAAGAATAACCCTCGGGAACCTTAACTCCATAAAGACACTCACAAAAAGAAATTTTCTCCTTTCTAGATAGAGTATAGCACGCTTGTGGCATATATGTACGACTATTACGCTTGATTGGTGCCAATTCTGCTCTAATCTCCAAGTCAACCAAGTCTAGTCTAGCAGCCTCCCCATCTCTAGTCTTACCAGGCACATTAAGTAAAGTACTTATAAGACTTTCACAAACGTTTTTCTCAATATGGATGACATCAAGGAAGTGTCTCACATGCAATGTCCTCCAGTACAGAAGGTCAAAGAATATTGACAACTTTTTGTGCCCGGTACTGGGAACATTTTTTGCATTTAACTTCCCAAGATTAACATCCAACTTCTGCATTTTCTGAAGTATTTCATCTCCTGATGGCGGCACTGGAGGAGTACCTTCTTCAGTTTCCCCATTAAAAGCTTTTTTCCACCTTCGATATTGATGGTCAATAGGAAAAAATTTGCGAAATCCCGGGTAGACATTCTTATGAGAAAAATTCAAGTAAGGTGAGAATGTATTCTCCTCACAAATAGGGCACGCCTCATATCCATTAACGCTATATCCCGCTAAATTTCCATATGCTGGAAAATCGTTTATTGTTCCATAAAGCAAGGCTTTCAGATTAAAATTCTCATTGCGATGAGCATCAAAAACTTGTATACCCGAATCCCACATCATCTTTAAATCTTCAATTAATGGTGCCAAATACACATCTATGTCGTTTCCCGGTTGTTTTGGGCCTGAAATTAACATGGTCAGCATCATATATATACTTTCGTTTCATTATCAAGTAAGGACAAAGGTTATAGATCATCAAAATCACTGGCCATGTACTGTGATTGCAACTCTGATTACCAAAAGGATTCATCCCATCAGCAGCAAGGGCGAGATGCAAATTTCTATCTTCACTCCCAAAATCTTCAAAGTCATTGTCAATCTTGATCCATTGTGGAGAATCGGCTGGGTGTCTAAGTAAACCATCTTTCAATCTCTCATCTGCATGCCATGTCAATTTCTTTGCCTCTTCTGCAATGCTAAATAGGTGTCTAAATTTGGGTACTATTGGAAAATACCACATAACCTTGGATGgaacattttttttcttctaccgTGGAGTATTACACTCTGGGAAATTTTCTAATGATGCATATTCCTTTCAATATAAAATGCAATCATTAGGGCATGCGTGGATTTTTTCATAACCCATGCCGACGGAGCTTAACATCTTCCTTGCCTCATAATTTCGATCAGGAAGCACATTCTCGGCAGGCAGCATCTCTTTCACCAATTTAAGAAAGCTTGTTAAAATATCATCGGGCACTCCACCACGTGCTTTCAGGTTATAAAGCTTTAGCACGACAGATAATTTGCTAAATTTAGTACAGCCATGGTACACCGCTGTCTTTGCATCATTACTCAAGCTCTCAAACATTTCAGAACCACCTTCAATGTTCTGCCCTAAGATATGTGTCATTTCTTCTAAATAATCCACATCCAAACCCTCTTCCATTTCATCAGCTTCTGTTTAATCATTTTCTGTGTCACCATACATCTCACCATACATCTCACCATACATCTCAGTACTCACATAAGAAGGAAAATCCTCTAATGTCTCACCATGTTTTATCCAACACTTGTATGTTTGAATAATTCCGTTCACCACCAAATGGATTCTCACATCCTCAACGTTATGTCGGACCATGTTGTTGCAATTGATACATAGACACAAAATACGACTCGGATCTTCAGCATTATCAATAGCAAATGTAATAAATTCCTCCACCCCTTTCTCATATTCATCACTAGTACGCCTAGCAAGCATCCATTTTCGATCCATTATTGCTATTTTACCCCATTAGAAATAAGAAAAATTGACATCtcattaataaaaagaaaatacacTTCACAACCTTGCCTTAGTTTATTATAACTGTTGAGTACATTTAATCTTTAAGAATTTTAGCCATAGCAAGCATACACATTCTTTAACACTACTAAAATTAACAACTTATTTCTCTCCATGTAACTATTTACTCAAACAATTAGAAAAACAGTTCAAACAAAAATCTGGGTTatgcaatcacaattcactAGTTTCCATAGCATTCAATCAAACCAAGAAGATATAATTATAACTTCCCAATAATATGATACGCTACACTGACTATTAACCAGTTTTCCACAACATTTGATCAAACCaagaaaatataataataactgCCAAGAATATGATACACTTTACTTAACTGATGCTGACTAAGGAAGGGAAGGACTACAGTGACCCACATATCACA encodes:
- the LOC110788236 gene encoding uncharacterized protein is translated as MEEGLDVDYLEEMTHILGQNIEGGSEMFESLSNDAKTAVYHGCTKFSKLSVVLKLYNLKARGGVPDDILTSFLKLVKEMLPAENVLPDRNYEARKMLSSVGMVPKFRHLFSIAEEAKKLTWHADERLKDGLLRHPADSPQWIKIDNDFEDFGSEDRNLHLALAADGMNPFGPKQPGNDIDVYLAPLIEDLKMMWDSGIQVFDAHRNENFNLKALLYGTINDFPAYGNLAGYSVNGYEACPICEENTFSPYLNFSHKNVYPGFRKFFPIDHQYRRWKKAFNGETEEGTPPVPPSGDEILQKMQKLDVNLGKLNAKNVPSTGHKKLSIFFDLLYWRTLHVRHFLDVIHIEKNVCESLISTLLNVPGKTRDGEAARLDLVDLEIRAELAPIKRNSRTYMPQACYTLSRKEKISFCECLYGVKVPEGYSSNIKTLVSMKNLKLIGLKSHDYHILMEHLLPVAIRSILPEPVRNAITKLCIFFSEICSKEIDPLKLSDLQRDLVITLCQLEMFFPPSFFDIMIHLTVHLVREVQLCGPAYLRYMYAVERFMKILKGYVHSGSRPEGCIVERTLIEEALEFCIHYLSNVDAIRLPKPRDPGGFQGKGIVGKKMVSLSHEQWHQAHLYVLHNSTEVDPYVKEHMLFLTGLHPRKSKQWIAEKHNRSFIEWLRVRIYDELAKSPLSISDILKWLSRGPCFEVMSYSGYKINSYTFYTKDRDKETTMKNNGVAVLAEVMHISSAKDKNPIYAKMTYYGVIPHI